CCCAGCGGGCAAAGCCCGTTGCCCCGAATGAAGGTGAAATAACCCCCGGCACCATCCAGTCCATGATTTTGCGCACAATTGGGTTCGGACCAAATGGCCTGATATCCGACATCACGGCTTCCGGAATTTCGGTTCCCATGATAATTTGCGTGTATCTCAGCGCATAATAAAGCGCCCGGGTCAGGCCAAGCTCAATTGCCCGTGGCACCAGTTTGTCCCAGAAGCCGGCAATTTTGCCAAATTCATTCAGCATATCATGTTGCTCGAGCAGGTTTCTTAGGCTTGAACGCACTTCCCCGTCCTGAAACTGATGCACGACGCTGTGCAGGATAATATCCACATCGGAAAAAACATAAAACCCGCTTTTGCTTTTTATCGCGTCCGCGATCAGCTTTGACATATCAGGTGAAACCCGGCTGGTCACAGGCAGGATACTGTGATGAACATCAATACTGATCCGCCTGTCCGGATGCACCATTGGCGGCAGTTCATGGGCATATTCACGGTAAAATTTCTGGTCATAATCATTATCAAGCTGGTGCTGCCATCCGGCGGCAATGAATTTTTCCTCGAC
This region of Emcibacteraceae bacterium genomic DNA includes:
- a CDS encoding nucleotidyltransferase family protein, with the translated sequence MAKVITDKNILIRVLKNPELMTSLDASEWNALLREARISNLAGRLAADAESLKIIDLLPAKVQNLFKSFTYNSLSSARMIRWEMNRVMRALKGSDEKVILLKGAAYLDKDLSCTRGRISVDLDVLVPKKRIDWVEEKFIAAGWQHQLDNDYDQKFYREYAHELPPMVHPDRRISIDVHHSILPVTSRVSPDMSKLIADAIKSKSGFYVFSDVDIILHSVVHQFQDGEVRSSLRNLLEQHDMLNEFGKIAGFWDKLVPRAIELGLTRALYYALRYTQIIMGTEIPEAVMSDIRPFGPNPIVRKIMDWMVPGVISPSFGATGFARWVAANGLYIRSHWLRMPPLLLTRHLTIKFFRRFSMGG